Within Triticum urartu cultivar G1812 unplaced genomic scaffold, Tu2.1 TuUngrouped_contig_4601, whole genome shotgun sequence, the genomic segment TGGACGCTAGTACTAGGTTGTTGCTTTGCATGCTCCAGAGGTCCCAAAAGTTGGTTCTTGAATATAAATCTTCTTTTGGTATCTTGCCTTTCCTTATTAGGAGACATTTTCTTGGCCCTCTAGTTGGTTCATTTGTAATTTAGTCACTTATGTGGTTGCAAATTCTAGGTACAATGTATATTATACACAATTATTTATTTTCTCTTGTATGTTAACatactccctctgatccaaaTTAATTGACTCTGCTTTAGTACAACTTTGTGGGTAACATTTTTTTGTGCCTAGTCAAATTTATTTCTGTTAGTATCTTCTCTGCAAATATTCTTTGTACCGTTGTACTGAGGCCAGTTGAAGCTGCACTGTTAGACTTGTGCAGATGTGGGATACTGAATTGCCAGATGGATTGAAGAATTTTGAGAAGAATGTTTGCTCTGGCATGTTAATATTATTTTTCATCAGTAAATAGTGAATACAGTGCAGTGTACTTTTTCTTGGTACACAAGTTTTGTTGCCTCAAGATGTTTGTTTCTTGAATTCCAGGCAATCAACACGAACTCGCTCTCTTTCTCTGGTGCAAGGAGGGGCAATGCATTTCTTCGCTTGCAGCCAGTGCCGATGAGATTTGCTGTTTGCTGCTCAGTGAGTTTTATCCTTTCTCTTCATGCATAATATATCTGAGAAGTTGCTTGATTGTGCTAATGGCAGTGATATTTTTCTGTAGAGTTGCTAAAATTATAATTTCTTATACAAGTTCTCTGTAGTTTTGAACAAATAAATTTTTAGGTTGCCCAAAAGTCACATTATTTGGCCTTGTAAAAAAATGTACTAGTTGTCAGGAATTACCTTTGTGTTCCTTCACTCTAGAAGCGCTTGTTTAAAATTTTGTAATTCACAATGAATCGGTGGACAAATATTTTATTTATTAAAGTGATTCTGCTTTTACTTTTGATAACTTTTGCTGCTCAATGAATCGGTGTACTGCCACTTACCAACATAGCTTGtactttgtgtgtgtgtgtgtgagagggGGGGGGGTGTTAAGAGTATAGATAGATATTGCTACAATTTTGGAAGTCCTTCATAACTGACAAGTTCTTTCTGAATATGTACCAACAGGCAAAGCAGGATACAGTGGAGAAGGTTTGTGAAATTGTTAAGAAGCAGCTTGCTGTTCCTGAAGGCACTGAAGTTTGCGGTACCACCAAGTTTTCTGACCTTGGAGCTGATTCACTGGACACGGTAACTATCCATGATGCCATGCATGTTTGTTTTGAGCCAAGCAGTACCTAACCTAACCTGGCCAAATAGCTCAAGGGTTCAAATGAGCTGTATTTTTTTAATGCTTTTTGGTGTTAGAGCATAATTGGAGGGAAGTTACAACATGGCTCATTTGTTGGAGCAAATAATTACATGTTCCTGTCATGCAGGTCGAGATTGTGATGGGCCTTGAGGAGGAGTTCCAGATCAGCGTGGAGGAGACGAGCGCGCAGGCAATTGCGACAGTTGAAGATGCTGCCACGCTCATTGACAAGCTTGTCTCTGCGAAGTCATCTTGAAGGGAGGTCGTAAATCGTAATGATTGGAGCTCGTAAGCTAGTATTCTTACCTTGGGCTGATCCTTGTTGTTCTACCATAGTCGTTATTATATGGTGGGTTGGTGATTTTCTCTGGACTATTGTCTCCTGCTGTGTGTAATAAGATAATTGGTTAAGTATGTAAGCTGTTGAACATCTAAGTGCGTAGTTTTCGTGCGGCTGTGGTGCATGTTGATGTATGCATCTTTTTGTGTCCAAATGGAAGAATATGCGGGTACAAGGCAACTACATCTGCATGTGCTGTGAATCTGTGATGTGCCGTTCTGATTAGAGATCAGCAGAACAGATGTTCTCTTAGGGCTCG encodes:
- the LOC125528055 gene encoding acyl carrier protein 3, chloroplastic, with the protein product MWQGHFFPSAPPHPTHRVHSPSPSRSSCSPPPFACCLMASIAGSAVSFAKPVKAINTNSLSFSGARRGNAFLRLQPVPMRFAVCCSAKQDTVEKVCEIVKKQLAVPEGTEVCGTTKFSDLGADSLDTVEIVMGLEEEFQISVEETSAQAIATVEDAATLIDKLVSAKSS